From a single Miscanthus floridulus cultivar M001 chromosome 8, ASM1932011v1, whole genome shotgun sequence genomic region:
- the LOC136477921 gene encoding uncharacterized protein isoform X2 — protein sequence MASLHPTTAMLAHRHSPAPSVSASSLSWSASIAVSRIPPAPGLALHPPVPPPASGNRQSPVVCAAWTRRSRGEAEQRPNRKSWKQRTDMYMRPFLLNVFFSKRFVHAKVMHRGTSKVIAVATTNAKDLRLTLPSLVDDNACRTIGRLIAERSMDADVFALAYEPKKNERIEGKLGIVIDTIKEHGIIFV from the exons ATGGCCTCACTCCACCCCACGACGGCCATGCTGGCCCATCGCCATTCCCCTGCGCCCTCTGTCAGTGCATCGTCGCTCTCATGGTCCGCCTCCATCGCCGTCTCTCGCATCCCGCCGGCCCCTGGTCTCGCGCTCCACCCACCGGTTCCGCCTCCTGCCTCCGGCAACCGCCAG AGCCCGGTGGTGTGCGCAGCGTGGACGCGGCGGTCGCGCGGGGAGGCGGAGCAGCGGCCCAACCGCAAGTCGTGGAAGCAGCGCACGGACATGTACATGCGCCCCTTCCTGCTCAATGTTTTTTTCTCCAAGCGCTTCGTGCACGCAAAGGTCATGCACAGGGGCACCAGCAAGGTCATCGCCGTCGCCACCACCAACGCCAAGGACCTCCGGCTCACCCTCCCGTCCCTTGTCGACGACAACGCCTGCAGGACCATCGGGAGGCTCATCGCCGAGAGGTCCATGGACGCCGACGTCTTTGCTCTGGCCTATGAGCCTAAGAAGAACGAGAGGATCGAGGGCAAGCTCGGGATCGTGATTGACACCATTAAGGAGCACGGCATCATCTTCGTCTAG
- the LOC136477921 gene encoding uncharacterized protein isoform X1, protein MASLHPTTAMLAHRHSPAPSVSASSLSWSASIAVSRIPPAPGLALHPPVPPPASGNRQQSPVVCAAWTRRSRGEAEQRPNRKSWKQRTDMYMRPFLLNVFFSKRFVHAKVMHRGTSKVIAVATTNAKDLRLTLPSLVDDNACRTIGRLIAERSMDADVFALAYEPKKNERIEGKLGIVIDTIKEHGIIFV, encoded by the exons ATGGCCTCACTCCACCCCACGACGGCCATGCTGGCCCATCGCCATTCCCCTGCGCCCTCTGTCAGTGCATCGTCGCTCTCATGGTCCGCCTCCATCGCCGTCTCTCGCATCCCGCCGGCCCCTGGTCTCGCGCTCCACCCACCGGTTCCGCCTCCTGCCTCCGGCAACCGCCAG CAGAGCCCGGTGGTGTGCGCAGCGTGGACGCGGCGGTCGCGCGGGGAGGCGGAGCAGCGGCCCAACCGCAAGTCGTGGAAGCAGCGCACGGACATGTACATGCGCCCCTTCCTGCTCAATGTTTTTTTCTCCAAGCGCTTCGTGCACGCAAAGGTCATGCACAGGGGCACCAGCAAGGTCATCGCCGTCGCCACCACCAACGCCAAGGACCTCCGGCTCACCCTCCCGTCCCTTGTCGACGACAACGCCTGCAGGACCATCGGGAGGCTCATCGCCGAGAGGTCCATGGACGCCGACGTCTTTGCTCTGGCCTATGAGCCTAAGAAGAACGAGAGGATCGAGGGCAAGCTCGGGATCGTGATTGACACCATTAAGGAGCACGGCATCATCTTCGTCTAG